A window of the Macrobrachium rosenbergii isolate ZJJX-2024 chromosome 43, ASM4041242v1, whole genome shotgun sequence genome harbors these coding sequences:
- the LOC136828651 gene encoding uncharacterized protein, translated as MKAQMELQKMATGYEDISPDNFNVRITFQQLLGFMEDQVRKGLKQVSQVWVQVSVKKTELGKLRTKAEGIDSGDADVSADITNASQVTYLKKRLDHEEIKTRLENNSKVLGDLRGKLERERRTALRLDDENKRVKTYLGELKSLTAFLKAEIRKQETASARIQKHLQQEDSRTVRKMKTLQKGKEQVMTVEQYLKLSAEVDRLNHEVQRWRKKNQTLC; from the exons ATGAAAGCTCAGATGGAACTGCAGAAGATGGCCACCGGCTATGAAGACATCTCTCCCGACAACTTCAATGTGCGGATAACATTTCAGCAGTTGCTGGG GTTCATGGAGGACCAAGTGCGAAAAGGCCTGAAGCAGGTGTCTCAGGTGTGGGTGCAAGTGTCGGTGAAGAAGACTGAGTTGGGCAAACTGAGAACGAAGGCAGAAGGGATTGATTCCGGCGACGCCGATGTAAGCGCCGACATAACGAACGCTTCTCAG GTGACATACCTGAAGAAGAGATTAGACCACGAGGAAATCAAAACTCGGCTGGAGAACAACAGTAAGGTGCTGGGAGACCTTAGAGGAAAATTAG AACGCGAAAGGAGAACAGCCCTTCGCTTGGACGATGAAAACAAAAGAGTGAAAACTTATCTAGGAGAACTGAAGAGTTTGACTGCGTTCTTAAAAGCAGAAATCCGGAAGCAAGAAACAGCCTCGGCCAGGATACAGAAACATCTCCAGCAGGAGGACTCGAGAACTGTGAGGAAGATGAAGACTCTTCAGAAAGGAAAGGAGCAG GTCATGACAGTAGAGCAATACTTGAAGCTCAGCGCTGAAGTCGACAGGCTGAACCACGAAGTTCAAAGATGGAGGAAGAAGAATCAAACTCTGTGCTAA